One Haloplasma contractile SSD-17B DNA segment encodes these proteins:
- a CDS encoding DUF6077 domain-containing protein — MLPIDILLSIIFLILIYFIIGKSILNIFKLRYSGFELILGFIAVLSLFHILSVIPTILNYKISYVYNIVYPVVILTGILISILALHKRIIIKKPNLFLLISTIILVSIYFLFDFIIPGDSSFYLSLIRSVVTSESIYTLEPWSGTTTESIGYMYYFVTYEVFIGSLSNLFRMDPTIFTANVIPATHLVIIIYSTYAFLKYIFRSEQKTRYAFLLYLFVFVFLNSGFHRVFFTHNAFNLVTNVYTGKTIYFHAIVLFEFILMDRIVKVRDRKDIWILAILNLITPGLTASALYLQLMITTSLFIYLAVFKPSEPDRFYGKYILKTFIPIMINYCFLLFAKSFIIQGNLFKAIVLGIFAVIIVWGIVMMISGKKFIKENPRFIKRLFYGGLIVVGVVSIGAGIYTLLTRQSDIENGTSLLPNIPEMIYLYGYNLVLFYILAVISFIFYRKHNTIFTRFSLHYYIIIMLITFVNPINIPIVGGLISSFHTYHRILFILPLHFLIVYYLVHLRNKKVFALWIILIMVPGITIFHGIERIDQNTDFFYKVDKDTLDIGKKIEQLDEKPTIIAEEEFINEIPMVTTNYHFIITVNNFRQIDYNVYPHQDREDLFNMVNDTKEIDTDYFETLLKIYQIDLIIIGEDNDLIEYLNEKHELRQDLSSENAIVFEVIPKDK, encoded by the coding sequence ATGTTACCAATAGACATTTTATTATCAATAATATTTTTAATCTTAATATACTTCATAATAGGAAAATCAATTTTAAATATATTTAAATTAAGGTATAGTGGTTTCGAACTAATATTAGGTTTCATAGCCGTATTATCCTTATTTCATATACTGTCAGTAATTCCAACAATATTAAACTATAAAATTTCTTATGTATATAATATTGTATATCCAGTTGTAATTTTGACTGGTATACTAATATCCATACTTGCTTTACACAAGAGGATCATTATAAAAAAACCAAACCTTTTTTTATTAATCTCTACCATTATACTTGTAAGCATTTATTTTTTATTCGACTTTATAATTCCAGGAGATTCTTCCTTTTATCTTTCATTGATCAGGTCAGTAGTCACTAGTGAAAGCATCTATACACTAGAACCATGGTCAGGAACTACTACTGAGTCTATAGGCTATATGTATTACTTCGTAACGTATGAAGTCTTTATAGGGTCGTTATCAAATTTATTCAGAATGGACCCCACTATCTTTACCGCTAATGTGATACCAGCTACTCATCTAGTGATCATTATTTATAGTACATATGCGTTCTTAAAGTATATCTTTAGATCGGAACAAAAAACGAGGTACGCCTTCTTATTATATCTCTTTGTTTTTGTATTTCTAAACTCAGGATTCCACCGTGTATTTTTCACACACAACGCATTTAATCTCGTAACGAATGTATATACAGGGAAAACGATTTACTTTCATGCAATTGTACTATTTGAATTTATACTCATGGATCGAATTGTTAAGGTAAGAGACAGAAAGGATATATGGATACTAGCAATTCTGAATTTAATAACACCAGGATTAACTGCATCTGCACTATACTTGCAACTCATGATCACAACATCACTCTTTATTTATCTAGCAGTATTTAAGCCAAGTGAACCTGACAGATTCTATGGGAAGTATATCTTAAAAACGTTTATACCAATTATGATTAATTATTGCTTTCTGTTATTTGCTAAAAGTTTTATAATACAAGGTAACTTATTTAAGGCTATAGTGCTAGGTATATTTGCAGTCATTATTGTTTGGGGGATAGTCATGATGATATCTGGTAAGAAGTTTATCAAGGAGAACCCACGATTTATAAAGAGACTTTTCTATGGTGGTTTAATAGTTGTAGGTGTTGTTTCAATTGGTGCAGGGATCTACACCCTTTTAACACGCCAATCAGATATTGAAAATGGGACAAGTTTATTACCAAATATCCCTGAGATGATTTACTTATATGGTTATAATTTAGTCCTATTTTATATCTTAGCAGTAATTAGTTTTATATTTTATAGAAAACATAATACGATTTTCACACGATTTTCACTTCATTATTATATTATTATTATGTTAATCACATTTGTAAACCCTATTAACATACCTATTGTAGGTGGGCTTATCAGTTCGTTTCATACTTACCATCGCATCTTATTTATTTTACCTCTACACTTTTTAATCGTCTATTATTTAGTGCATTTAAGGAATAAGAAAGTCTTTGCTTTATGGATCATTTTGATTATGGTACCGGGCATCACAATTTTTCACGGAATAGAGCGAATCGATCAAAATACGGATTTCTTCTATAAAGTTGACAAGGATACATTGGATATTGGTAAGAAGATTGAACAACTCGATGAAAAACCAACCATTATAGCGGAAGAAGAGTTTATTAATGAGATTCCGATGGTAACAACCAATTATCATTTCATTATAACTGTTAATAACTTTAGGCAAATTGATTATAATGTGTATCCACATCAGGATCGTGAAGATTTATTTAACATGGTGAATGATACAAAGGAGATAGACACTGATTATTTTGAAACATTACTGAAAATCTATCAGATTGATCTAATCATCATAGGTGAAGACAATGATTTAATTGAGTACCTTAATGAGAAGCATGAGCTTAGACAAGATTTAAGTAGTGAAAACGCGATTGTTTTTGAAGTTATTCCAAAAGATAAGTAG
- a CDS encoding glycosyltransferase family 2 protein yields the protein MEKVLVMIPAYNEEDNIEHVVNSVIEKCPQYDYVVINDGSIDRTAEICKNNNYNVIDLPVNTGIGIVVQTGFKYALYNGYDYAVQFDCDGQHYPEYIEPLVERAKEGYNIVIGSRFVNCKKGRSLRMLGSRILSALIYVTTRNYIADPTSGMKVYDRSMLTYYAREINAAPEPDDLVYHMRCGKRVSEVGVKMGERLYGLSYFNFVTGTFFIIYMTVSILLVQTVLRKKRV from the coding sequence ATGGAAAAAGTATTAGTTATGATACCTGCATACAACGAAGAAGATAATATTGAACATGTTGTGAACAGTGTTATTGAAAAATGTCCACAGTATGATTATGTAGTGATTAATGATGGTAGTATTGATCGCACAGCTGAAATATGTAAAAATAATAACTATAATGTAATTGATTTACCAGTAAATACGGGAATTGGGATTGTAGTACAGACAGGATTCAAATATGCGCTATACAATGGGTATGACTATGCGGTACAATTTGATTGTGATGGTCAACACTATCCTGAATATATCGAACCATTAGTTGAACGAGCAAAAGAAGGGTATAATATAGTAATAGGATCTCGTTTTGTGAACTGTAAAAAAGGGAGAAGTCTCAGAATGTTAGGATCACGTATCCTATCAGCCTTAATTTATGTGACAACGAGAAACTATATAGCAGACCCTACTTCAGGAATGAAGGTCTATGATCGTTCAATGCTTACTTATTATGCGAGAGAGATTAATGCAGCTCCAGAGCCGGATGATTTAGTTTACCATATGCGCTGTGGAAAACGTGTATCAGAAGTAGGCGTAAAAATGGGTGAACGCTTGTATGGTTTAAGTTATTTTAACTTTGTGACCGGAACTTTTTTTATTATTTATATGACGGTCTCGATCTTACTTGTTCAAACAGTACTACGAAAAAAAAGGGTGTAA
- a CDS encoding DUF2304 family protein, with the protein MYFSEEIILIGFITFILILITIRTSKVRIKDAIFWIIWTITLIIFAFIPEANNWIQKLLGIDSNVFFFVIVVIFSYFVMFRNAIIISQHEDKIKELSQTIAIQQLEQIKINRELYEKVQEINNNKDIN; encoded by the coding sequence ATGTATTTTTCTGAAGAAATAATTTTAATCGGTTTTATAACCTTTATATTAATATTAATTACCATTCGTACCTCAAAGGTTCGAATTAAAGATGCGATTTTTTGGATTATTTGGACCATTACGTTAATTATATTTGCTTTTATTCCAGAGGCAAACAACTGGATTCAAAAATTACTAGGAATTGATTCTAATGTATTTTTCTTTGTAATTGTCGTGATTTTTAGTTATTTTGTCATGTTTAGAAATGCGATCATTATATCGCAGCATGAGGACAAGATTAAGGAATTATCACAAACCATAGCGATCCAGCAATTGGAACAAATTAAGATTAATAGAGAGTTATATGAGAAGGTTCAAGAGATTAACAATAATAAAGATATTAACTAG
- a CDS encoding glycosyltransferase family 2 protein — protein sequence MEKISVICPVYNSEDFIGDLIRSLQRQTYSNFECIFVDDCSNDKSCELLMNIKESRFNVYQNEVNLGAQKSRKKGYLKATGEFVTFIDSDDHLDPHFLEKMIFKIKNDHSDVVMCNYKVIDTHNKVIRENKAVTPVNHSCFPVNPEQEPQVILSKPAFWNKLYRNAFLIKYIDFPDVKLAQDLAVIPYVLSKANKISYVDDSLYCYRIKQDSISNTYDEQLLEINKSLEQLTHRLESHYQDELEFMTIGHSFFQMSKTIFIKEKAKRIEIYQQLRDYIEETYPNYKKNKHFKKRLDYKVFTFILRQTFLIKSTLLNYIIKFIVKNRLINKLIRKSDK from the coding sequence ATGGAGAAAATTAGTGTAATATGTCCAGTTTATAATAGTGAAGATTTTATAGGGGATTTGATCCGTTCACTACAAAGACAAACCTATTCTAATTTCGAATGTATTTTTGTAGATGATTGTTCGAATGATAAATCCTGTGAACTGCTAATGAATATTAAAGAATCACGGTTTAACGTGTATCAAAATGAAGTCAATTTAGGTGCTCAGAAAAGTAGAAAAAAAGGGTACTTAAAGGCTACAGGTGAATTTGTAACGTTTATCGATAGTGATGATCATTTAGATCCTCACTTTTTAGAAAAAATGATTTTTAAAATAAAAAACGACCATTCGGATGTCGTAATGTGTAATTATAAAGTAATAGATACACATAATAAAGTTATTAGGGAAAATAAAGCAGTTACTCCAGTTAACCATTCATGTTTTCCTGTTAATCCAGAACAAGAACCTCAAGTTATTTTATCAAAACCTGCATTTTGGAATAAACTTTATAGGAATGCGTTTTTGATAAAGTATATTGACTTTCCAGATGTAAAATTAGCTCAGGATTTAGCCGTTATCCCTTATGTGTTATCTAAGGCTAATAAAATCTCCTATGTAGATGACTCACTTTATTGTTACAGAATAAAGCAAGATTCAATCTCTAATACTTATGATGAACAATTGTTAGAAATCAATAAATCGCTAGAACAACTAACGCATAGATTAGAATCTCATTATCAAGATGAGCTTGAATTTATGACAATAGGACATAGTTTTTTCCAAATGAGTAAAACAATCTTTATCAAAGAAAAAGCGAAAAGAATAGAGATTTACCAACAACTAAGGGATTATATAGAAGAAACTTATCCAAACTATAAGAAAAATAAGCATTTTAAAAAGCGACTAGACTATAAAGTTTTTACTTTTATTTTAAGACAGACATTTTTAATAAAATCAACTCTATTAAATTATATTATTAAGTTTATTGTAAAAAATAGACTAATCAATAAATTAATTAGAAAATCAGATAAGTAG
- the rfbA gene encoding glucose-1-phosphate thymidylyltransferase RfbA, whose product MKGIILAGGSGTRLYPLTTVTSKQLLPIYDKPMIYYPLSILMLSGIKEILIISTPQDLPRFEELLGDGSKFGIELSYKVQPSPDGLAQAFIIGEEFIGNDEVAMILGDNIFFGNGLTKRLKLAVDNAKRGKATVFGYYVDDPDRFGVVEFDETDKAISLEEKPENPKSNYAVTGLYFYDKRAVEFAKAIKPSQRGELEITDLNKLYLNEEDLEVVTLGRGFTWLDTGTHESLAEATEFVRITEHHQGLKIACLEEISFLNGWISKEELLEQAEFLKKNQYGEHLRHVAEGKIHY is encoded by the coding sequence ATGAAAGGAATTATATTAGCAGGTGGAAGTGGAACAAGACTTTATCCACTTACCACAGTAACAAGTAAACAGTTACTGCCGATTTACGATAAACCAATGATTTATTACCCATTATCAATTCTAATGCTATCAGGTATAAAAGAAATTCTAATTATCTCAACACCACAGGACTTACCAAGGTTCGAAGAGTTACTGGGTGATGGATCTAAGTTTGGAATTGAACTAAGTTATAAGGTACAACCGAGTCCGGATGGATTAGCTCAAGCATTTATTATTGGTGAGGAGTTTATTGGTAATGATGAAGTTGCGATGATCCTAGGAGATAACATTTTCTTCGGAAATGGATTAACGAAGCGTTTAAAATTAGCTGTGGATAATGCGAAACGTGGTAAAGCAACAGTATTTGGATACTATGTGGATGACCCAGATCGTTTTGGTGTCGTTGAGTTTGATGAAACTGATAAAGCAATTTCACTTGAAGAAAAGCCTGAAAACCCTAAATCAAATTATGCGGTAACCGGTTTATACTTCTATGATAAACGGGCTGTTGAATTCGCGAAAGCAATTAAACCATCACAAAGAGGTGAACTTGAAATAACAGACCTTAATAAATTATATCTAAATGAGGAAGACCTTGAGGTGGTAACGTTAGGTCGTGGTTTTACATGGCTTGATACAGGAACACATGAATCGTTAGCGGAAGCTACTGAGTTTGTGAGAATCACAGAACACCATCAAGGCCTAAAAATTGCATGTTTAGAAGAAATATCATTCTTAAATGGATGGATTTCAAAGGAAGAATTGCTTGAACAAGCAGAATTTCTTAAGAAGAATCAATATGGAGAGCATTTAAGGCATGTAGCTGAGGGAAAAATACATTATTAA
- the rfbC gene encoding dTDP-4-dehydrorhamnose 3,5-epimerase: MKVEQTKLEGVVIITPRVFGDHRGWFTETFNKEKFMENGIDIDFVQDNHSLSSQKGTLRGIHFQKEPKAQTKLVRCTRGKILDVAVDLRKNSPTYKEWVAVELTAENHKQLLVPKGFGHGFLALTENVEVQYKVDEVYSPDHDRSIKFNDPEIGIEWPDIKPVLSEKDEKAPLLKDSDVDF, encoded by the coding sequence ATGAAAGTAGAACAAACAAAATTAGAGGGTGTAGTCATTATTACTCCAAGAGTATTTGGAGATCATAGAGGTTGGTTTACAGAAACCTTTAATAAAGAAAAATTTATGGAGAATGGTATTGATATCGACTTTGTTCAAGATAATCACTCGCTAAGTTCTCAAAAGGGGACTTTAAGAGGGATACACTTTCAGAAGGAACCTAAGGCGCAAACAAAATTGGTGAGATGCACACGCGGAAAAATATTAGATGTAGCAGTTGATTTGAGAAAAAACTCTCCGACATATAAGGAGTGGGTAGCAGTTGAACTGACAGCTGAAAACCATAAGCAATTATTAGTTCCTAAAGGATTTGGACATGGATTCTTAGCATTAACAGAAAATGTTGAAGTGCAGTATAAAGTAGACGAAGTATATTCTCCTGATCACGACCGTTCAATAAAATTCAATGACCCTGAGATTGGAATTGAATGGCCAGATATTAAGCCTGTGTTATCAGAGAAAGATGAAAAGGCGCCCTTATTAAAAGATTCTGATGTGGACTTTTAA
- a CDS encoding glycosyltransferase, protein MKILATIITYNPEYDLLNYNLLKLIKQVDEILIVNNGDTLTRDKINNMSKLTIIENEINKGIACALNTALQYAVENQYIYLLSMDQDSIIPDYFVINLMKYFDLYENVGVVGPNIIEKELGENKSNNVNETSEVTHVITSGSLNDVQALVKSGGFDEKLFIDMVDLDMSYKVIDSGYKIIQTSEVELEHRIGEPEIRVHLFKKHFIRNHSPFRKYFFVRNRLYLAFKYRSRGLKFVFGHLIGIVYYTYITMMFETNKIFKLKMILLGVFDFLRGNYDNRIMK, encoded by the coding sequence ATGAAAATATTAGCAACAATCATAACATATAATCCAGAATATGATCTTCTAAATTATAATCTATTAAAACTGATCAAACAGGTGGATGAAATACTAATAGTTAATAATGGGGATACATTAACTCGAGATAAAATTAATAATATGAGTAAATTAACCATCATTGAGAATGAGATTAATAAAGGAATTGCTTGCGCTCTAAATACCGCACTACAGTACGCTGTTGAAAATCAATATATATACCTTTTATCAATGGACCAAGATTCAATCATACCAGATTACTTTGTTATAAACCTAATGAAGTATTTTGACCTGTATGAGAATGTAGGAGTTGTTGGTCCTAATATCATTGAGAAGGAACTTGGTGAAAATAAATCAAACAATGTGAACGAAACAAGTGAAGTCACTCATGTGATTACCTCAGGATCATTAAATGATGTTCAAGCGTTAGTGAAATCCGGTGGGTTTGATGAGAAACTATTCATTGATATGGTTGATTTAGATATGAGTTATAAAGTGATTGATTCTGGATATAAAATTATACAAACTAGTGAAGTTGAATTGGAACATCGTATAGGAGAGCCAGAAATTAGAGTGCATCTTTTTAAGAAACATTTTATCAGAAATCATTCTCCTTTTAGAAAATATTTTTTTGTAAGAAATCGACTTTATCTAGCATTTAAATATCGGAGTAGAGGATTGAAGTTTGTGTTTGGTCATTTAATAGGTATTGTATACTATACCTATATAACAATGATGTTTGAAACTAATAAAATATTCAAGTTAAAAATGATTTTACTTGGGGTTTTTGACTTTTTACGCGGTAATTATGATAATCGGATTATGAAATAG
- the rfbD gene encoding dTDP-4-dehydrorhamnose reductase produces the protein MKILVTGVNGQLGYDILRILKNRGYNDILAVDKDEMDITNETDVKQTITAYNPNVVMHCAAWTAVDPAEDNKELCAEVNVNGTRYIANACKEVDAKMIYISTDYVFNGEGSKEFTVEDRPDPINTYGETKYLGEEEVKKLIDRHFIVRISWVFGINGNNFIKTMIKLGESRDELDVVNDQIGSPTYTYDLAKLLCDMMVTEEFGTYQATNEGLCSWYDFACEIFEQANIDVKVNPVTSDKFPTKAKRPKNSRLSKDSLSKHGFDRLPTWQNALSRFLDELNNN, from the coding sequence ATGAAGATTCTTGTCACAGGAGTAAATGGTCAGTTAGGATATGATATACTTAGAATATTAAAAAATAGAGGCTATAATGATATCTTAGCTGTGGACAAAGATGAAATGGACATTACAAATGAAACAGATGTAAAGCAAACAATCACAGCATATAATCCTAATGTTGTCATGCATTGTGCAGCTTGGACGGCTGTTGACCCTGCAGAGGATAATAAAGAATTATGCGCAGAAGTGAACGTAAATGGCACTCGATATATTGCAAATGCCTGTAAAGAAGTAGATGCTAAAATGATTTATATTAGTACAGATTATGTATTTAATGGTGAAGGTTCAAAAGAGTTTACTGTAGAGGATCGCCCAGACCCAATTAATACTTATGGAGAGACTAAATATTTAGGTGAAGAAGAAGTTAAAAAATTAATTGACCGACATTTTATTGTTAGAATATCATGGGTATTTGGTATTAATGGGAACAATTTCATAAAGACTATGATTAAACTTGGTGAAAGTAGAGATGAACTAGATGTTGTTAACGATCAAATTGGTTCACCAACTTATACATATGATTTAGCTAAGCTATTATGTGATATGATGGTTACAGAAGAATTTGGGACATACCAAGCTACGAATGAAGGATTATGTAGTTGGTATGATTTTGCATGTGAAATATTTGAACAGGCAAATATTGATGTAAAGGTAAACCCTGTCACATCAGATAAGTTTCCTACAAAAGCTAAAAGACCTAAAAACTCACGGTTGAGTAAAGATTCATTATCCAAACATGGATTTGATCGACTTCCTACATGGCAAAATGCTTTAAGTCGATTTTTAGATGAACTAAATAATAATTAA
- the rfbB gene encoding dTDP-glucose 4,6-dehydratase encodes MKVLVTGGAGFIGGNFVHYMVDKYPNYNIVCLDALTYAGNLETLESVMDKENFKFVKGDIADREFINDLFKTEAFDLVVNFAAESHVDRSIEDPGVFLTTNVIGTQILLDAAKKTDVKRFHQVSTDEVYGDLPLDRPDLFFTEETPLHTSSPYSASKASADLLCLAYHRTFKMPITISRCSNNYGPYHFPEKLIPLMISRALNDESLPVYGTGENVRDWLHVYDHCTAIDLIMHDGRVGEVYNVGGHNERTNLEVVKTILRELDKPESLIAYVKDRAGHDMRYAIDPTKMESELGWKPKYNFDSGIKETIEWYLDNKDWWQHIISGEYKDYYEKQYKNR; translated from the coding sequence ATGAAAGTATTAGTAACCGGTGGAGCAGGATTTATAGGTGGTAATTTTGTACACTATATGGTGGACAAGTATCCAAATTATAATATAGTATGTCTAGATGCATTAACATATGCAGGAAATCTTGAAACATTAGAATCTGTTATGGATAAAGAAAACTTTAAGTTTGTAAAAGGTGATATAGCAGACCGAGAATTTATAAATGATTTATTTAAAACAGAAGCGTTTGATCTTGTTGTAAACTTTGCTGCAGAATCTCATGTAGACCGTTCTATTGAAGACCCAGGGGTATTCCTTACAACAAATGTGATCGGAACGCAAATTTTATTAGATGCTGCAAAGAAAACCGATGTTAAGCGATTCCATCAAGTATCAACGGATGAGGTATATGGAGATCTTCCATTAGATCGTCCTGATTTATTCTTTACAGAGGAGACACCACTTCATACATCGAGTCCATACTCTGCATCTAAGGCAAGTGCTGATCTTTTATGTTTAGCATACCATCGCACATTTAAAATGCCGATTACAATCTCTAGATGTTCTAATAATTATGGGCCGTATCATTTCCCAGAAAAGTTGATTCCGTTAATGATATCCCGAGCATTAAACGATGAATCATTACCGGTTTATGGAACAGGAGAGAATGTACGTGACTGGCTACATGTTTATGATCACTGTACGGCTATCGATTTAATTATGCATGATGGGCGTGTAGGAGAAGTTTACAATGTTGGTGGGCATAATGAACGGACGAATCTAGAAGTAGTTAAGACAATTTTACGTGAACTAGATAAACCAGAAAGTTTAATTGCATATGTTAAGGACCGCGCAGGACATGATATGCGTTATGCAATTGATCCTACAAAGATGGAATCAGAACTTGGATGGAAACCAAAGTATAACTTTGACAGTGGAATTAAAGAAACTATTGAATGGTATTTAGATAATAAAGACTGGTGGCAACATATTATCAGCGGTGAATACAAAGATTATTATGAAAAACAGTATAAAAATAGATAG
- a CDS encoding ABC transporter permease, which produces MNFVNFFKVNLQNIRKISKLAALDLKKIYAGSFLGFIWVLLRHIIVVFVFWFTFYVGLRGNNYIEGYPYLIWLIVGLTPWFYIADGLNQGATTFIKKAYIVKKIKYKIETLPMTTIFTFFISHLFFLGVTLSLLIAYGFFPAKFNIMLPYYTICLFLFLWAVSILTSSLSTLIRDVPYFVQSITSALLWLSPILWPFTNLPENLQKVMMFNPIFYIVNGYRNALLYGNYDLMFSTESIIFWVELLVIFLIGIRSFYKLKPVLSDLI; this is translated from the coding sequence ATGAATTTTGTAAACTTTTTTAAAGTAAATCTACAGAATATAAGAAAAATTTCAAAATTAGCTGCATTAGATCTTAAAAAAATATATGCAGGTAGCTTTTTAGGATTTATCTGGGTATTGTTACGACATATTATAGTTGTATTTGTATTTTGGTTCACATTCTATGTTGGATTAAGAGGAAATAATTATATAGAAGGTTATCCATATTTAATATGGTTAATAGTCGGTTTAACACCATGGTTTTATATTGCTGATGGTTTAAATCAAGGCGCTACCACGTTTATAAAAAAGGCATACATTGTGAAAAAGATAAAGTATAAAATCGAAACTTTACCTATGACAACAATATTCACCTTTTTTATATCACATTTATTTTTTCTCGGAGTCACACTAAGCCTTTTAATCGCTTATGGATTTTTTCCTGCGAAGTTTAACATCATGTTACCGTATTATACAATATGTTTATTTCTTTTTTTATGGGCAGTATCAATATTGACTTCTAGCTTATCAACTTTAATTAGAGATGTTCCATATTTCGTGCAATCCATCACTTCGGCACTTTTATGGTTAAGTCCAATATTATGGCCATTTACTAACTTACCAGAAAATTTACAAAAAGTAATGATGTTCAACCCTATATTTTATATCGTTAATGGTTATAGAAATGCCTTATTATACGGTAATTATGATCTTATGTTTTCTACAGAATCAATTATATTTTGGGTTGAATTGCTCGTCATATTTTTAATTGGTATAAGATCATTTTATAAATTAAAACCAGTTTTAAGTGACTTGATATAA
- a CDS encoding ABC transporter ATP-binding protein, which yields MEHCIELKNITKKYKIYDSKAQRLFDIVTKKNKANLFTALNNINISVKKGDIVGIMGVNGSGKSTLLKIISGVTYATEGQMKIDGRVSSLLELSAGFDENSTGIENIYLKGLLIGMDKKEINKIVNDIIEFAAIGDYIHQPVRMYSSGMKARLGFSISIHVQPDILIVDEALSVGDEAFRIKCYNAINDIKEEGATILFVSHSLSQLKTFCNKGIWLNTGEIKAVGDIGEVIFKYRQFLKTLNNNEEENENFESKTKNKKENHKIVTLDHIFKRLGASMRNKNNEKTYTFGIKDEIKINCTYEISKPMKYIKVKFKITDDNNNLIYENNLSDEQYNLSGESGTYDLRITLNNSSLLPGAYFVDMLLFDESLLNKIYIIKKQGIEIKYEQKNDKGEGMVLLEHQLYTKKRV from the coding sequence ATGGAACATTGTATAGAATTAAAAAATATAACAAAGAAATATAAGATTTATGACTCTAAAGCACAACGCTTATTTGATATCGTAACCAAAAAAAATAAAGCGAATTTATTTACAGCGCTTAATAATATAAATATATCAGTTAAAAAAGGTGATATAGTCGGAATAATGGGAGTAAATGGATCAGGAAAGTCAACACTCCTTAAAATAATATCAGGCGTAACTTATGCTACTGAAGGTCAAATGAAAATAGATGGTCGAGTATCTTCTCTATTAGAATTGAGTGCTGGATTTGATGAGAATTCTACAGGTATAGAAAACATATATCTAAAAGGTTTATTGATTGGAATGGATAAAAAGGAAATCAATAAAATAGTCAATGATATAATTGAATTTGCAGCTATAGGTGACTATATACATCAACCAGTTAGGATGTACTCTAGTGGTATGAAAGCAAGGTTAGGTTTCTCTATATCTATACATGTGCAGCCTGATATATTAATTGTAGACGAGGCACTTTCTGTTGGAGATGAAGCGTTCAGAATAAAATGCTATAATGCAATAAATGACATTAAAGAAGAAGGAGCGACAATTTTATTCGTGAGTCACTCATTGTCACAATTGAAAACATTTTGTAATAAGGGTATTTGGCTAAATACTGGTGAAATTAAGGCAGTAGGTGATATAGGAGAAGTAATATTTAAATATAGACAATTCTTAAAAACATTAAACAATAATGAAGAAGAAAATGAAAATTTTGAATCTAAGACGAAAAATAAAAAAGAGAATCATAAAATTGTAACGTTGGATCATATTTTTAAGCGTTTAGGTGCTTCTATGAGAAATAAAAATAATGAAAAGACTTACACATTTGGTATTAAAGATGAAATTAAAATAAATTGTACTTATGAAATATCAAAACCTATGAAATATATTAAAGTAAAATTTAAAATAACTGATGATAATAATAATTTAATTTATGAAAATAACTTAAGTGATGAACAATATAATTTATCTGGAGAGTCAGGTACGTATGATCTACGTATAACGTTAAATAATAGTTCTTTGTTACCAGGTGCCTACTTTGTGGATATGCTTCTATTTGATGAAAGTTTATTAAATAAAATTTATATCATAAAAAAACAAGGTATTGAAATTAAATACGAGCAAAAAAATGATAAGGGCGAAGGTATGGTTTTACTAGAACATCAGTTATATACTAAAAAAAGGGTATGA